From Sphingobacterium bambusae:
GATGGCAATGGCTTAAGAAGATGTAATCAGGACGCAAGGCATCTACATTGATATCCTTCGCCAATGGATTGTAGGTAATAAAAGGATCCAACAATACGTTGGTTCCATCAAAATCAAACGCGATACACGATTGACCGTAGTAGGTAACTTTCATATTTGTACGTCTTATTTGTTAAATAAATTACCCAAACCACCTAACCCGCCAAGCAAATCTTGAGACATTGCTTGCATCTCCGATTGACTTACATTCTCTGCCTGTACCAAGGTTTTATTTAGTGCCACAACAAGTAGTTCCTCCAACTCCTCCTTATCGGCTTCCGCTAAAAATGCAGGATCGATAATAACTTCTTTAATCTCTTTGTTGGCTGTGGCAATTACCCTGATCTTTCCTCCCTCGGCCTCTCCAGACACCGAAATATGATCCAATCGTTTCTTCACCTCCTCGGCCTTTTGCTGGGCCTGCATGATTTTATCGAACATAATTTCTCTCGTTTTTAAAAAGGCAATTTACAAAATATGTGCCACTCCACCACATTAAAGTCGATGGATTAGGTTCTTAAGTCTACCTTCCGTAACTTTGGCGCAGCAAAAGATTAGCATGGAAGAACTTCATTTTTATACCGCTTTACTGGCTGAAAAACAAGAACAGGCTCCCGAAGAAGCCGAATACCTAGACGAGGAAATAAACATCCTGATACACAAGCTCAAATTCATTCCGCAAGAACAACGCCCCTCGGTACTTATTGTTCAGCAAAGCACCGGATTTCAGCCTGTCTTCAATGAAAGACTCGCCGACATTGTCCAGATTGCTGGCGGGAAACTGCTCGCTGAAAAATTCGACAACCCAGGGATAGTACTGGTGGTTCAGGAAAGCGAGAGCCTCTATGGAGAAATCGGCATTCTTTTGGAAGACGATTTATTGAGCCGGACAACCGCCCTAGTGGAGAATCAGATTTTCATTGTACAAAAAAGTGATCTTGGCCTTTACGACGACGACTTTCTTGCTGATGTCGAGATCTGCGCGGAGATCGTGCAACCTAAATACTTTATCTATGGCCGACAAGGGCAGGATTGGGTTAAGTTTGACATCGCATAGCCACAAGAAGCATATATCTATACAAAAAGAGGCTTTCTATTTCTAGGAAGCCTCTTTTTGTATTATGAGATAGTATTAAATCGTTACATAAACTTTTTGCGTAAGACAGCGTAAAGCTTCTCCACAGTCTGTGGCTTGTCCGACCAGTTATTTTTGAGGGCATAGTTGGTCTGTAAAAACACATCAGCCTCCGCAAAAGTACTGTAGCGATTCAACAGCTCGATAGCCTCACTATAAGCCAAGGAATAGCCATTAAACAAATCTTTTATAAATAAGAGCTTATCATTAAGGTTGATGATCGATTTTAGATCCACTACCTTTTCTTGGCTTTTCACCGGTTGGGTTGTTGCAGCTGGAGACTGCGCAAAACCCGCTCTCCGCTGTTGTTGCAGCATTTCGTTTAGCGTTAGCGGCCGAGTAGGTTTCGGCTCTTCTACAGCAGCTGGTTTATCTTCGATCACAATTTCCTTCGGCTCCTGTACAACCTCGTTTACCACAACTTCTTCTTCCACTAGCTGTTCAGGACGATCCGTGGTAACCACCACCTTCTCCTCCTTTTCTTCTGCTGCCGCGACCGGCTGAGGCTTCTCTTCCACTGAATTTTGGGCGCTTGATGCAGTAAATAAATTCTCCGCAACAGGCTCCTCTGTACGATCCACCACTTCTGTCGTAGTCTCCTCTGCAGGAGCAACCACCGCAGCTACAGGGGCAGGTTCATCGTTCTTAACCACCGACGTCGTCTCTACTTCAACAATTTCGTCCTCGACAGGCTGTTTATCTGCAGGCTCCTCAAAGGCTATTGGTGGCGTAAAAAAGACCTCTTCTACGGGGGATACAGGCTGATCTGCAAAGGTCGAGTTCGATGCGGAAGGTTTGGCAACCTCCACTGTGGCGCCGCTAACCTGTCTAAACACCTCAACATGTGCTGCCAAAAATTTTGCCTTTGCTTCCAACAGCAGAATAGCAGCTGGGCTCTCCTCCTCCGATGACTCCGACAACGCGGTATATCCATCGTTAAGCTCAACCAATAACTCACCAATCTTCGAAAAAATAGATTCTTTTGTAAACGCCATATTTGTCTTTAATTTATCTCAATAGGTACTGCACAACTAAACCAACATAAAAGGCCTGTGGAAAAGAAAAAGAACTGATAGCTATATCATTCCGTGCCTGACCTCATTTCCTTCCTTCAAATTTAAGATATAATTTCGATATTAGCGCAGTTCAAGCGGAAGTTTTAACCTCGGTTAACGCGCTCCTTTTCAACCTTTAAAACGATTACATGCTGTTTTCCGAACATACTTTTATTCAGAAAAACACCCAAGTAGGGAGTATCGAAGTCATTTGTGGTTCGATGTTTTCTGGCAAAACAGAAGAACTGATACGAAGGATGAAACGCGCTCAATTTGCGAAATTGCCTGTAGAAATATTCAAACCGGCAATCGATATCCGCTATGATGAGCGAGCCGTGGTTTCGCATGATAGCAATAGCATTCCCTCGACGCCAATCTCCCATTCTTCAGCTATCTTACTCCTGAGTGCTGAAACGAAGGTCGTGGGTATCGACGAAGCACAGTTTTTTGATGATGAGTTGCCTAATGTTTGCGTACAACTGGCCAATAGAGGTGTCCGTGTTATTGTAGCAGGACTCGATATGG
This genomic window contains:
- a CDS encoding YbaB/EbfC family nucleoid-associated protein, which codes for MFDKIMQAQQKAEEVKKRLDHISVSGEAEGGKIRVIATANKEIKEVIIDPAFLAEADKEELEELLVVALNKTLVQAENVSQSEMQAMSQDLLGGLGGLGNLFNK
- a CDS encoding TroA family protein, which translates into the protein MEELHFYTALLAEKQEQAPEEAEYLDEEINILIHKLKFIPQEQRPSVLIVQQSTGFQPVFNERLADIVQIAGGKLLAEKFDNPGIVLVVQESESLYGEIGILLEDDLLSRTTALVENQIFIVQKSDLGLYDDDFLADVEICAEIVQPKYFIYGRQGQDWVKFDIA
- a CDS encoding thymidine kinase, whose translation is MLFSEHTFIQKNTQVGSIEVICGSMFSGKTEELIRRMKRAQFAKLPVEIFKPAIDIRYDERAVVSHDSNSIPSTPISHSSAILLLSAETKVVGIDEAQFFDDELPNVCVQLANRGVRVIVAGLDMDFKGLPFGPIPALMAIAEHVTKVHAVCVQCGAPATYSYRISSNEERVLLGEKDSYEPRCRSCYFGL